In Planococcus sp. MB-3u-03, the DNA window ATCAAATCACCTCTTTGCTGTTTGAGAAATTAAAAGCAAACGGCATCGCTTCCCATTTTGTAAAGCAGTTGTCCGATAGCGAGCAATTGGTGCGCGAAGTGAGCATCGTACCTATCGAAGTCGTCGTCCGCAATATCGTCGCCGGCAGCATGGCGAAACGCCTTGGGCTCGAAGAAGGCAAAGAGATCCAAAAGCCGGTCGTGGAGTTTTACTTGAAAGACGATGAGCTGGGCGATCCGTTGATTACGGATGATCATGTCGCCATGCTTGAACTTGCGACAGAGCAGGAAGTGGCGGTCTTGAAAGACAAAGCGCGGAAGATCAATGATGTATTGATCGGCTTTTTCCAGGATATTGGTGTCGATTTGGTCGATTTCAAAATCGAATTTGGCCGTGATGAGAACGGTGAGATCCTGTTGGCGGATGAAATTTCACCCGATACGTGCCGCTTGTGGGATAAGGAAACGAAACAGAAACTCGATAAAGACGTATTTCGCCGGAACCTCGGCAATTTGACGGATGCTTATGAACTCATTTTATCTCGACTGGGAGGACAAAACTGATGAAAAAAGTAAAAGTGTATGTGACCTTGCGTGAAAGTGTACTCGACCCACAAGGATCTGCTGTGATGGGATCGCTCCATAAAATGGGCTATGACGAGGTCCAGGATGTCCGGATCGGCAAATATTTGGAACTGGTCATTGGAGACAGTGAACGTGATGT includes these proteins:
- the purC gene encoding phosphoribosylaminoimidazolesuccinocarboxamide synthase, translating into MEKAQLLYEGKAKRLYKTDEQGVLWVEYKDSATAFNGEKKEEISGKGRLNNQITSLLFEKLKANGIASHFVKQLSDSEQLVREVSIVPIEVVVRNIVAGSMAKRLGLEEGKEIQKPVVEFYLKDDELGDPLITDDHVAMLELATEQEVAVLKDKARKINDVLIGFFQDIGVDLVDFKIEFGRDENGEILLADEISPDTCRLWDKETKQKLDKDVFRRNLGNLTDAYELILSRLGGQN
- the purS gene encoding phosphoribosylformylglycinamidine synthase subunit PurS yields the protein MKKVKVYVTLRESVLDPQGSAVMGSLHKMGYDEVQDVRIGKYLELVIGDSERDVDALVDELCNRLLANTVIEDYRYEIEEVVSQ